The following are encoded together in the Streptomyces tsukubensis genome:
- the fxlM gene encoding methyltransferase, FxLD system gives MAFDDDENLPITHDTSWWHASVTFPGDVVSSEAAKFLAAALHDQRFHFLRKDSGLRLRTERPSDDLCDRLIAQQLATGWVGGIYEPEFDAFGGPEGMDVAHEVFCADSRSALFETGAPGARERCVMLLSAMIREAGLDPFEAGDVWSKLAALRPHVTPPIGRRLDRSVSAMWRLMNADATRRPDAEPGWTERVATFEKAGRRLRRLTADGRLIRGLRAVLAHHAIFAFNRAGVPAIEQAATAWLARQVAFAAWEETDVSSRRTTSMDLGLARLETTVTPVTDPAELREILVDRLIDSGRLRSPAVIDAFRTTDRHQFLPGVDTETAYKEDAVPIKHDENGEMISCISAPSIVATQLEQLGARPGEKILEGGAATGYNACLVGKVVGPHGHVWTLDIDQDLVAGAETNLAQHGTTNVTVVLADGAVGLPEHAPYDRIQFTVGAGDVPVKLLDQLAPNGRLVLPMRIRGSVSRSFAFERDGDTWKTVSCEMATFVPLRKGVCDDIYTLVPMDGEGNVRLETFSEQEVDRDAIRTVLDQKQAKIYTGVKFRQGDPWEWLYLYLASVLPNGLSRMPGQRSGFTPHFGWGSMAALDGDSLAYLTIRESEDVEGRFWEIGVVGHGPRAAELADQVVTEIRYWDKGWGNTAPEPIFHMAVGDARDKLTASEPRFVIDKTYSRLVVDWPRKG, from the coding sequence ATGGCCTTCGACGATGACGAGAACCTTCCGATCACCCACGACACGAGCTGGTGGCATGCCAGCGTGACTTTCCCCGGGGATGTGGTGAGCTCCGAGGCTGCCAAGTTCCTGGCGGCCGCCCTGCACGACCAGCGCTTCCACTTCCTGCGCAAGGACTCGGGGCTGCGTCTGCGCACTGAACGCCCCTCCGACGACCTGTGCGACCGCCTTATCGCTCAGCAGCTGGCCACCGGGTGGGTCGGCGGCATCTACGAACCGGAATTCGATGCATTCGGTGGGCCCGAGGGCATGGACGTGGCACACGAGGTGTTCTGCGCCGACAGCCGCAGCGCCCTGTTTGAGACCGGCGCACCAGGCGCCCGAGAGCGCTGCGTGATGCTGCTGTCCGCCATGATCCGCGAAGCCGGTCTGGATCCCTTCGAGGCCGGAGACGTCTGGTCGAAGCTGGCCGCCCTGCGGCCCCACGTCACCCCACCCATCGGGCGCAGACTCGACCGCTCGGTCTCAGCCATGTGGCGCCTGATGAACGCGGACGCGACCCGCCGGCCGGATGCGGAACCCGGCTGGACGGAGCGCGTCGCCACTTTCGAGAAGGCCGGCCGCCGCCTGCGCCGGCTCACCGCCGATGGGCGACTCATACGTGGCCTGCGGGCTGTCCTCGCCCATCACGCGATCTTCGCGTTCAACCGCGCCGGCGTGCCTGCCATCGAGCAGGCCGCCACCGCCTGGCTTGCCCGACAAGTCGCCTTTGCCGCATGGGAAGAGACCGATGTGTCTTCCCGCCGAACCACTTCCATGGACCTCGGCCTCGCCCGATTGGAGACCACCGTGACACCTGTCACCGACCCTGCCGAACTACGCGAAATCTTGGTGGACCGCCTCATCGACAGCGGCCGTCTACGGTCCCCTGCCGTCATCGACGCCTTCCGCACCACCGACCGCCACCAGTTCCTGCCCGGCGTCGACACCGAGACGGCGTACAAGGAGGACGCGGTCCCCATCAAGCACGACGAAAACGGCGAGATGATCTCCTGTATCTCCGCGCCCTCCATCGTCGCCACCCAGCTCGAACAGCTCGGTGCACGGCCCGGCGAGAAAATCCTGGAGGGCGGAGCCGCCACCGGCTATAACGCCTGCCTAGTGGGCAAAGTCGTCGGCCCCCACGGGCACGTGTGGACCCTCGACATCGACCAGGACCTCGTCGCCGGAGCCGAAACCAACCTCGCCCAACACGGGACTACCAATGTGACCGTCGTGCTGGCCGACGGCGCTGTCGGCCTTCCCGAGCACGCCCCGTACGACCGCATCCAGTTCACCGTCGGCGCGGGCGATGTCCCGGTGAAACTCCTCGACCAGCTTGCCCCCAATGGCCGGCTCGTCCTCCCGATGCGGATTCGCGGCAGCGTCAGCCGCAGCTTCGCCTTCGAGCGCGACGGCGACACCTGGAAGACTGTCTCGTGCGAGATGGCGACATTCGTGCCACTGCGCAAGGGCGTCTGCGACGACATCTACACCCTCGTGCCCATGGACGGTGAGGGCAACGTCCGCCTGGAAACCTTCAGCGAGCAGGAGGTCGACCGCGACGCGATCCGCACTGTCCTGGATCAGAAGCAGGCCAAGATTTACACCGGGGTGAAATTCCGCCAGGGCGACCCCTGGGAGTGGCTGTACCTGTACCTCGCGTCGGTGTTGCCCAACGGCCTGTCTCGCATGCCCGGCCAGCGTTCCGGCTTCACCCCGCACTTCGGTTGGGGCTCCATGGCCGCGCTCGACGGCGACAGCCTGGCCTACTTGACCATCCGCGAAAGCGAGGACGTGGAGGGTAGGTTCTGGGAGATCGGCGTCGTTGGCCACGGCCCCCGCGCCGCCGAACTCGCTGACCAAGTCGTGACGGAGATCCGCTACTGGGACAAAGGATGGGGCAATACCGCGCCGGAACCCATCTTCCATATGGCTGTCGGCGACGCCCGCGACAAGCTGACAGCCTCCGAGCCGCGCTTCGTCATCGACAAGACGTACAGCCGTCTCGTCGTGGACTGGCCGCGCAAGGGCTGA
- a CDS encoding lanthionine synthetase C family protein — protein MTARPGTQDLSEGTLGVALLHIERGDLAAARSCLEEAVAGGVSAGGNASLFHGAPALEFALSRAGHAGRDIHDTVDRIVDARLAAANRRRETGALPHLGEFDLIRGLSGLGALLLTRGAASPLLEEVLAYLVSLARPVRIEGRELPGWWSEAGPNGAEMDGGHGNNGLAHGIAGPLAMLSLAFQHDVQVPGQREAIEKFARWLDLHGGHYWTTRAHLDAFEPPEPEPARQSWCYGGPGIARAQQLAALALDDPDRRKAAEDTVVHTLTHPFHLARITDATLCHGWAGLLTLARAVAADSPAPERFSSLIGDLHRHLASDLDQLPKPGFMEGRSGAQLALDGTNATDWTSVLLIT, from the coding sequence ATGACGGCCCGGCCTGGGACACAAGACCTTTCCGAGGGCACTCTTGGAGTGGCTCTACTACACATCGAGCGCGGGGACTTGGCTGCCGCGCGCAGCTGCCTGGAAGAGGCGGTCGCAGGCGGTGTCAGCGCCGGAGGCAACGCGTCCTTGTTCCACGGCGCCCCGGCCCTTGAATTCGCACTCAGCCGCGCCGGACACGCCGGACGTGATATCCACGACACCGTCGACCGGATCGTTGACGCTCGGCTGGCCGCAGCGAATCGACGGCGGGAAACCGGGGCTCTGCCGCATCTCGGAGAGTTCGACCTCATTCGGGGTTTGAGTGGGCTGGGAGCGCTGCTGCTGACCCGAGGCGCGGCTTCGCCGCTGCTTGAGGAGGTGCTGGCTTACCTGGTCTCCCTGGCGCGGCCGGTCCGTATCGAGGGTCGGGAGCTGCCGGGATGGTGGTCGGAGGCAGGGCCCAACGGTGCTGAGATGGACGGCGGACACGGCAACAACGGTCTCGCACACGGCATCGCCGGTCCCCTGGCGATGCTGTCCCTCGCCTTCCAACATGACGTCCAAGTACCGGGGCAGCGCGAAGCGATCGAGAAGTTCGCGCGCTGGCTCGACTTGCACGGCGGTCACTACTGGACCACCCGTGCCCACTTGGACGCCTTCGAACCACCCGAGCCGGAGCCAGCCCGTCAGTCCTGGTGCTACGGCGGGCCGGGTATCGCCCGTGCCCAACAGCTCGCCGCGCTCGCGCTGGACGATCCGGACCGACGCAAGGCGGCAGAGGACACCGTCGTGCACACGCTGACCCATCCTTTCCACCTCGCCCGGATCACCGACGCCACGCTCTGCCATGGCTGGGCCGGCCTGCTGACCCTGGCCCGCGCTGTCGCCGCCGACAGCCCCGCTCCGGAGCGCTTCAGCTCTCTGATCGGCGACCTGCACCGCCATTTGGCCTCAGACCTGGACCAGCTACCGAAGCCCGGCTTCATGGAGGGCCGTAGCGGAGCGCAGCTCGCCCTCGACGGCACGAATGCCACGGACTGGACCAGCGTGCTGTTGATCACTTGA
- a CDS encoding RNA polymerase sigma factor translates to MTHSTHARLREGDPAALAEAFQEHADAVYRHALWSTGNWATAEDVVSLTYLEAWRSRERLRPEETGSLRPWLLGIATNVLRNTARSARRHQRALARMPRGDTVPDFADEVTGRLADAEQLAAAKAALKGLRRTEREVFTLCVWGELDYASAAEALGIPVGTVRSRLSRARAKLRDSVRHPAARREDDTQGASGRMRDSVRHPAARRDDDTQGASGRELPGDSGQIQRVDSIPARTTQENLA, encoded by the coding sequence GTGACTCACTCAACCCACGCCCGTCTCCGCGAAGGTGACCCGGCCGCGCTCGCCGAGGCGTTCCAGGAGCACGCGGACGCTGTGTACCGCCATGCCCTGTGGTCCACGGGAAACTGGGCCACGGCCGAGGATGTCGTCTCCCTCACCTACCTGGAGGCGTGGCGCTCGCGCGAGCGGCTGCGCCCGGAGGAGACCGGCAGTCTGCGCCCGTGGCTGCTCGGCATCGCCACCAACGTGCTGCGCAACACGGCCCGGTCGGCCCGGCGGCACCAGAGAGCCCTGGCCCGGATGCCACGAGGGGACACCGTCCCGGACTTCGCCGACGAGGTGACCGGGCGGCTGGCCGACGCCGAACAGCTGGCGGCGGCCAAGGCGGCGCTGAAGGGGCTGCGGCGTACCGAGCGCGAGGTGTTCACCCTGTGCGTCTGGGGCGAGCTGGACTACGCGTCCGCCGCCGAGGCCCTGGGCATACCCGTCGGCACCGTGCGGTCCCGGCTGTCCCGAGCCCGCGCCAAGCTGCGTGACTCCGTGCGGCACCCGGCCGCCCGGCGCGAGGACGACACACAGGGCGCCTCCGGTCGGATGCGTGACTCCGTGCGGCACCCGGCCGCCCGGCGCGACGACGACACACAGGGCGCCTCCGGTCGGGAACTCCCCGGAGACAGCGGACAGATACAGCGTGTAGACAGCATTCCGGCTCGAACCACCCAGGAGAACCTCGCATGA
- a CDS encoding DUF5753 domain-containing protein — MALNPVANSARERFGAALQRVRLAAPRGDGPVKQIHVARALGQKTYHRYSRIERGETWPKDKEWATICDFLQMDDVTRVRLETMRSEGLAIVESAWWIEFADDTDPSLLQFVTNEQIANKIVTCAGSIVPGLFQIPDYGRTLTSYLGKSTMTQQAVERSVAFRQKRRKVFDRPSPPVIEAIIGEGALHQQVGGPQVMGRQLDSLMDDATTRGVVFRVIPYEANAALAYPFHLLEFGEAERPVAAFDVMTGMAFRETPKEIRGLKHFVGDLKDLSLSPEESLERIGKIRREISSD, encoded by the coding sequence ATGGCGCTCAATCCTGTCGCGAATTCGGCGCGGGAGCGCTTCGGAGCCGCGCTTCAGCGGGTCCGTCTTGCTGCCCCGCGCGGTGATGGCCCGGTGAAGCAGATCCACGTGGCCCGTGCGCTCGGCCAGAAGACGTATCACCGGTACTCCCGTATCGAGCGAGGAGAAACCTGGCCCAAGGACAAGGAATGGGCCACGATCTGCGACTTCCTCCAGATGGATGACGTCACGCGCGTCCGGCTGGAGACCATGCGGTCCGAGGGTCTGGCCATCGTTGAGAGCGCCTGGTGGATCGAGTTCGCTGACGACACGGACCCCAGCCTGCTCCAGTTCGTCACCAACGAGCAGATCGCCAACAAGATCGTCACCTGTGCCGGCAGCATCGTCCCCGGGCTCTTCCAGATCCCGGACTACGGGCGCACCCTAACGAGCTACCTGGGTAAATCCACGATGACGCAGCAGGCCGTGGAGCGATCGGTGGCCTTCCGGCAGAAACGTCGTAAGGTGTTCGACCGCCCGAGTCCACCGGTCATCGAGGCCATCATCGGCGAGGGCGCCTTGCACCAGCAGGTGGGCGGGCCCCAAGTTATGGGTCGCCAGCTCGACTCACTGATGGATGACGCGACGACGCGTGGCGTGGTCTTCCGCGTCATTCCCTACGAGGCCAACGCCGCACTGGCTTACCCCTTCCACCTGCTGGAGTTCGGGGAGGCGGAGAGGCCGGTCGCCGCGTTCGACGTCATGACAGGCATGGCCTTCAGAGAGACACCCAAGGAGATCCGTGGGTTGAAGCACTTCGTCGGAGACTTGAAAGATCTTTCTCTGTCTCCGGAAGAGTCCTTGGAACGTATCGGGAAAATCAGAAGAGAGATTTCGAGTGACTGA
- a CDS encoding FxLD family lanthipeptide: MTVQLEQPVAPEQPTATDTDTDEATDPFQLDITFIENTPATETMLMCSTGDNCGSSCPSACTTS, encoded by the coding sequence ATGACCGTACAACTGGAACAGCCAGTCGCTCCCGAGCAGCCGACAGCCACCGACACCGACACCGACGAGGCCACCGACCCGTTCCAACTCGACATCACCTTCATCGAGAACACTCCGGCGACCGAGACGATGCTGATGTGCAGCACCGGCGACAACTGCGGTAGCTCCTGCCCGAGCGCCTGCACCACCTCGTAA
- a CDS encoding SMI1/KNR4 family protein: MAPSPLTVPEWRQFLSDYSAKFLASDLFREADAEGRSFLSEAQREARWLGYEPAAEAAVLAAEERFGVRLPPTYRNFLLASNGCKDVGLIDLLGIEKIGWFSDMTDLLDYWLSPGDGYLAEDLDKFERSLLISIDDGGSGGYWVLHADSAREDGEWTAYEWWPGEGGDPERYENFATLVTSAADYVLS, translated from the coding sequence GTGGCACCCTCCCCGTTGACCGTCCCCGAATGGCGTCAATTCCTCAGTGACTACAGCGCCAAGTTCCTCGCGTCGGACCTTTTTCGCGAGGCCGACGCGGAGGGGAGGTCGTTTCTGAGTGAGGCCCAACGAGAGGCCCGCTGGCTCGGCTACGAGCCTGCGGCCGAGGCTGCGGTGTTGGCCGCCGAGGAGCGTTTCGGTGTCCGACTGCCACCGACGTACCGCAACTTCCTGCTCGCCAGCAACGGCTGTAAAGACGTCGGCCTCATCGATCTGCTCGGTATCGAGAAGATCGGGTGGTTTTCCGATATGACCGATCTCCTCGACTATTGGTTGTCGCCGGGCGACGGATACCTCGCCGAGGATCTCGACAAGTTCGAGCGGTCCCTGTTGATCTCGATCGACGACGGCGGCAGTGGCGGCTACTGGGTGCTGCACGCCGACAGCGCGCGGGAGGACGGCGAGTGGACCGCGTACGAGTGGTGGCCGGGAGAGGGCGGCGACCCCGAGCGGTACGAGAACTTCGCGACGCTGGTGACGAGCGCGGCGGACTACGTCCTCTCCTGA
- a CDS encoding ATP-binding protein: MCTTGHPASPTSAARCFARDPNSVPIARSWATAVCESYGVTDDLLETCKLLVSEAATNAVTHGGGDEFTVAICRDLWIEV; encoded by the coding sequence ATGTGCACGACCGGGCATCCCGCGAGCCCGACCTCAGCGGCGAGATGTTTCGCCCGCGATCCCAACTCGGTACCGATAGCGCGTAGTTGGGCTACAGCAGTATGCGAGAGCTACGGCGTGACCGACGATCTGTTAGAGACCTGCAAGCTCCTCGTCAGTGAGGCTGCCACCAACGCCGTCACCCACGGCGGGGGCGACGAGTTCACGGTAGCGATCTGCCGGGACCTGTGGATCGAAGTCTGA
- a CDS encoding type I toxin-antitoxin system ptaRNA1 family toxin has product MNLSMASRIPLVRRHKAPALPLDQRITHLTGLAVELSGASHHDLVARASGVLNYAALVASDVGIPDLAADLCWRQHQVFAGAGTLTEDIAVMSLMPLINISRLLTREGDGEAAYDVLTRLYRAALKRGPVEIRGNTVDLSVLTATDADHRKVCQELWVTVLVDGARALARIGRWTGAAEAMTAHRGIGNRLLDGRQIMIMSLLERGLYQQARDTIESSVLTEPWENTVAALLHVCCRPPGSRTPQSELDHALQEATALLAPPDASTVVFQARVGLTALELVPDHTARPVVPLREAIANMASRDAYAAREVLNHPVLSPRLACEQRKALTAVISASGLGAGELPQAHMNALTESVEKAEAALGRLLYT; this is encoded by the coding sequence ATGAATCTCTCGATGGCCAGCCGCATCCCGCTGGTCCGCCGTCACAAGGCGCCGGCGTTACCGCTGGACCAACGCATTACCCACCTCACCGGGCTGGCTGTCGAGCTCTCCGGTGCGAGCCATCACGATCTCGTGGCTCGCGCCAGCGGGGTCCTCAATTACGCCGCTCTGGTCGCCTCCGATGTCGGGATACCTGACCTGGCAGCCGACCTGTGTTGGAGGCAGCACCAGGTATTCGCCGGTGCTGGAACCCTCACGGAGGACATCGCCGTGATGTCACTCATGCCCCTGATCAACATCTCTCGGCTGCTGACCCGCGAAGGTGACGGCGAAGCCGCCTACGACGTACTCACGCGCTTGTATCGCGCAGCCCTGAAGCGCGGCCCTGTCGAGATTCGTGGGAACACCGTCGATCTTTCGGTGCTGACCGCCACGGATGCGGACCATCGGAAGGTCTGCCAGGAACTGTGGGTAACCGTACTCGTCGACGGCGCCAGGGCACTCGCGCGGATCGGGCGCTGGACCGGTGCCGCCGAAGCTATGACAGCACATCGTGGCATCGGCAATCGTCTCCTGGACGGACGCCAAATCATGATTATGTCGCTGCTGGAACGCGGCCTCTACCAGCAGGCACGCGACACGATCGAGTCCAGCGTCTTGACCGAACCGTGGGAAAACACCGTTGCGGCCCTTCTTCACGTCTGCTGTCGGCCCCCGGGCTCGCGCACACCGCAGTCCGAGCTGGACCATGCTCTGCAAGAGGCAACAGCACTGCTCGCCCCGCCCGACGCTTCGACCGTGGTGTTCCAGGCCCGCGTGGGATTGACCGCGCTTGAGCTGGTCCCCGACCACACCGCCCGCCCGGTCGTCCCTCTGCGGGAGGCCATCGCCAATATGGCCAGTCGCGACGCATACGCTGCCCGCGAAGTGCTGAACCACCCCGTGCTGTCCCCCCGCCTGGCCTGTGAGCAGAGAAAGGCACTCACTGCCGTGATCAGCGCTTCAGGACTCGGCGCGGGGGAACTTCCGCAGGCCCATATGAACGCCCTCACTGAGTCCGTGGAAAAAGCCGAAGCCGCGCTGGGCAGACTCCTGTACACATAG
- a CDS encoding DUF397 domain-containing protein: MTDEALKAKKALLNEMLDVDQSTLAFIKSEASAGGSGDCLEVAKVQGKGYLLRHSILTDHLIPLTESEYVAYCKGVRAGQESLLPDSL; encoded by the coding sequence GTGACTGACGAAGCCCTCAAGGCCAAGAAGGCTCTGCTCAACGAGATGCTGGATGTCGACCAGTCCACGCTCGCATTCATCAAGTCCGAGGCATCTGCCGGCGGTTCAGGCGATTGCCTTGAGGTGGCGAAGGTCCAGGGGAAGGGGTACCTGCTCCGCCACTCCATCCTGACGGACCACCTCATCCCGCTCACCGAGAGCGAGTACGTCGCTTATTGCAAGGGTGTCCGTGCCGGTCAGGAGAGCCTCCTGCCTGACTCTCTGTGA
- a CDS encoding CU044_5270 family protein, producing the protein MNALFRNRVGATTPSPSSRPSDPAHEEGDGEWQEARDRSERAALRALVPPPAARLSPTRHAELRAHLMNEINDTAVASDPAKSAKSVGFAKSATPEGPAKSVKSSKSRSSVGRSPAFGWLTPGRSMSLGAAAAVVAATVAGFALTGSSGQTAVAAPAPLKVESSRATVPLATVAKRAAALADSPGDARRGTHRMEWALGLWDDGKHKPEEMPVDESRDRWNADGSGVVEDLKDGRVTHRTHKPAGSWEKLASFRSTPPTTVRGLADYLAKDNPDIHGSAYWTMDTVEALLREWTPGPAQTAAIDGLLAEQSGLNALGPVKDRAGRQGQAYGVDFKGTVRWTIILDEHTGRILGTELSSIKTDPEMQLKPGDVEQYDTYLD; encoded by the coding sequence ATGAACGCCCTGTTCCGGAACCGTGTCGGCGCCACCACACCGTCCCCGTCCTCCCGTCCTTCTGACCCGGCCCACGAGGAGGGGGACGGGGAGTGGCAGGAGGCCCGTGACCGCTCCGAGCGGGCCGCGCTGCGTGCGTTGGTTCCGCCGCCCGCCGCCCGGCTCTCGCCCACCCGGCACGCGGAGCTTCGGGCGCACCTGATGAACGAGATCAACGACACGGCCGTCGCGTCCGACCCCGCCAAGTCCGCCAAGTCCGTGGGGTTCGCGAAGTCCGCGACGCCCGAGGGGCCGGCGAAGTCCGTGAAATCTTCCAAGTCCCGCTCCTCCGTGGGCCGTTCCCCGGCCTTCGGCTGGCTGACGCCCGGCCGGTCGATGTCCCTCGGGGCGGCTGCCGCCGTCGTCGCGGCGACCGTGGCGGGGTTCGCCCTCACCGGCAGCAGCGGCCAGACGGCCGTCGCCGCGCCCGCCCCGCTCAAGGTGGAGAGCTCCCGGGCCACCGTGCCGCTCGCCACCGTCGCGAAGCGGGCCGCCGCCCTGGCCGACTCTCCCGGCGACGCGCGCAGGGGGACCCACCGTATGGAGTGGGCGCTGGGGCTCTGGGACGACGGCAAGCACAAGCCGGAGGAGATGCCGGTGGACGAGTCCCGCGACCGCTGGAACGCCGACGGCAGCGGTGTGGTGGAGGACCTGAAGGACGGCCGGGTCACACACCGCACGCACAAGCCGGCCGGGTCGTGGGAGAAGCTCGCCTCCTTCCGGAGTACGCCCCCGACCACCGTCCGTGGTCTCGCCGACTACCTGGCGAAGGACAACCCCGACATCCACGGCAGCGCGTACTGGACGATGGACACCGTGGAGGCGCTGCTGCGTGAGTGGACGCCAGGGCCCGCCCAGACAGCCGCGATCGACGGCCTGCTCGCCGAGCAGTCGGGTCTGAACGCCCTCGGCCCTGTCAAGGACCGTGCGGGACGCCAAGGCCAGGCGTACGGAGTGGACTTCAAGGGGACGGTGCGGTGGACGATCATCCTCGACGAGCACACGGGACGCATCCTGGGCACGGAACTCTCCAGCATCAAGACCGACCCGGAGATGCAGCTCAAGCCCGGTGACGTCGAGCAGTACGACACCTACCTGGACTGA
- a CDS encoding lantibiotic dehydratase family protein — translation MPPWPKPTAPLEHWRSWLAAVWADDTFRQAVSSASPDLSRQTQSIIDGRSPKMRRVRRAALAIARYSIRYAHRSTPYGLFAGVALTEFGETAEVRFGDRNRAVTRPDPAALDAAISAWEADAEGVADLDLCVNNLAQQRSGRIYVPSEGASEFSLALTPAVVLVLTAARLPIRYSALADKLAAEFPTTTEHHRARMLAQLLEVRLLLSSLRAPATVVDPAGPVPPVLRENLRNNQAAPDLRLDATVRLPEVVMREAETAATVLTRLATHPKGIPAWRRYAERFADRWGEGVEVPLELVTDPERGLGFPEGFGQVSEPPRPMIQRDRLLLELAGTAGIEGNRSVVLSSAMVEQLEATVGKPVNTPPHLELGVQVQADSTHALNHGDFRLRVSTVSRSAGSMTGRFWHLFPNVGATYADLPTVEPDAELAQLSFRAGRVSADLLTRAPQALPRVVSVGEFRHRTEGVLFPLDLAVGIREGRLYLAEIATGTHLELLAPTALNLLWNNYTPPLARYLAEISRAGASQVTWFDWGAAWTLPFTPALRYRRSILVSARWKVRSRDLPGRTATRDEWAGRLHAWMERFRVSDRVLLAEDDQRLPLDLRLDMHLDLLRTHLDASPIGVATLYDAPPPNADGWIGGRAHNFVLPLMACP, via the coding sequence ATGCCCCCTTGGCCGAAGCCCACGGCTCCGCTCGAACACTGGCGATCGTGGCTGGCGGCAGTGTGGGCCGATGACACCTTCCGACAGGCCGTGTCCAGTGCAAGCCCCGACCTGTCCCGCCAGACCCAGTCGATCATCGATGGACGCTCACCCAAAATGCGCCGGGTACGACGGGCGGCACTGGCCATCGCTCGGTACTCGATCAGGTACGCGCACCGTTCCACTCCGTACGGCCTGTTCGCGGGCGTCGCGCTGACCGAGTTCGGCGAGACGGCCGAGGTGCGCTTCGGGGACCGAAATCGAGCTGTTACCCGGCCGGACCCGGCGGCACTGGACGCGGCGATCAGCGCCTGGGAGGCGGACGCCGAGGGGGTGGCGGACCTGGACTTATGCGTCAACAACCTCGCTCAGCAGCGAAGCGGACGCATCTATGTACCGTCAGAGGGGGCGTCGGAGTTCTCCCTCGCGCTGACCCCCGCGGTCGTGCTCGTACTCACCGCGGCGCGGTTGCCGATCCGGTATTCGGCTCTGGCGGACAAGCTCGCCGCCGAGTTCCCCACCACGACCGAACACCACCGGGCCCGGATGCTCGCGCAGCTCTTGGAAGTGCGGCTGCTGCTGTCCTCGCTACGCGCTCCCGCCACTGTCGTCGATCCGGCCGGACCCGTACCACCTGTCCTGCGGGAGAACCTCCGGAACAATCAGGCGGCACCGGATCTGCGACTGGACGCCACAGTTCGACTGCCCGAGGTGGTCATGAGGGAGGCGGAGACCGCTGCGACGGTCCTCACCCGGCTCGCCACCCATCCAAAGGGTATCCCGGCCTGGCGCCGCTACGCCGAACGGTTCGCCGACCGTTGGGGCGAGGGCGTCGAGGTGCCGTTGGAATTGGTGACGGACCCTGAGAGGGGTTTGGGCTTCCCCGAGGGGTTCGGCCAGGTTTCCGAGCCTCCCCGCCCCATGATCCAACGAGACCGGCTGCTCCTGGAGTTGGCCGGCACCGCAGGCATCGAGGGCAACAGATCCGTGGTCCTGTCCAGCGCTATGGTGGAGCAGTTGGAGGCCACCGTCGGCAAGCCAGTGAACACACCGCCTCACCTCGAATTGGGCGTGCAGGTTCAGGCCGACTCGACACACGCTCTGAATCACGGCGACTTTCGCCTTCGGGTGTCCACCGTCTCCCGTTCGGCCGGCTCGATGACGGGGCGGTTCTGGCACTTGTTCCCGAACGTCGGCGCGACATATGCCGACCTGCCCACAGTCGAACCCGACGCGGAGCTGGCCCAATTGTCCTTCCGTGCGGGCCGCGTCTCCGCTGACCTGCTTACACGTGCCCCACAAGCGCTGCCCCGGGTGGTCAGCGTCGGGGAGTTCCGGCATCGCACGGAGGGGGTACTGTTCCCGCTCGACCTGGCGGTGGGCATCCGCGAGGGCCGCCTCTACCTCGCAGAGATCGCTACCGGCACGCACCTGGAGCTGCTCGCCCCTACCGCGCTCAACCTCCTGTGGAACAACTACACCCCTCCTCTGGCTCGGTACCTGGCCGAGATCAGTCGTGCCGGAGCGTCGCAGGTAACTTGGTTCGATTGGGGCGCGGCCTGGACCCTTCCGTTCACGCCGGCGCTGCGCTACCGGCGTTCGATCCTGGTGTCCGCGCGATGGAAAGTGCGGTCTCGGGATCTGCCCGGCCGCACTGCGACGCGGGATGAGTGGGCCGGGCGGTTGCATGCCTGGATGGAACGGTTCCGTGTATCGGACCGCGTGCTCCTGGCCGAGGACGACCAACGACTTCCCCTCGATCTGCGCCTGGACATGCACCTCGACCTGCTGCGCACCCACCTTGACGCCAGCCCCATCGGTGTCGCGACGTTGTACGACGCGCCGCCCCCAAACGCTGACGGCTGGATCGGCGGGCGTGCCCACAACTTCGTACTGCCACTGATGGCATGTCCATGA